In Pseudoliparis swirei isolate HS2019 ecotype Mariana Trench chromosome 11, NWPU_hadal_v1, whole genome shotgun sequence, a genomic segment contains:
- the cdkn3 gene encoding cyclin-dependent kinase inhibitor 3, with the protein MKPNIVSWPGAIRTSEFDSSSEEEEVGEEQLTPFQVSWLPLSMVECSQFLGICALPGCKYKDIRRSLERDVDELQNQGVQDVFVFCTRGELNKYRVPSLLEVYRQRGFTVHHTPFPDGDAPELPQCCQILEELQVGLENNRRSVIHCYGGLGRSGLIAACLLLLLSLTMTANKAIEILREHRGGGAIQTVKQYNFLHEFREKYATYLESREASIERSVSR; encoded by the exons ATGAAGCCAAATATAG TCAGCTGGCCGGGAGCCATTAGGACAAGTGAGTTTGACTCTTCatcggaagaggaggaggttggaGAGGAGCAGCTGACCCCTTTTCAAGTTTCCTG GTTACCTCTGTCCATGGTGGAGTGCTCGCAATTTCTTGGGATATGTGCACTACCAG GTTGCAAATACAAGGACATCCGCAGGAGTCTGGAAAGGGATGTTG ATGAGCTCCAAAACCAAGGGGTGCAGGACGTGTTTGTTTTCTGCACCAGAGGAGAGCTCAACAAGTACCGGGTGCCCTCCCTGCTGGAGGTCTACCGGCAGCGGGGCTTCACGGTGCACCACACGCCGTTCCCCGACGGAGACGCTCCGGAGCTGCCGCAGTGCTGCCAGATCCTCGAGGAGCTGCAGGTCGGCCTCGAGAACAACAGGAGGTCTGTGATCCA CTGCTATGGAGGCCTGGGGCGCTCCGGATTAA TCGCTGCctgcctgctgctcctgctctctctcacgATGACGGCAAACAAAGCCATCGAAATCCTGCGGGAGCACCGCGGAGGAGGAGCCATCCAGACCGTGAAG CAATACAACTTCCTCCACGAGTTTCGGGAAAAGTACGCGACGTACCTTGAGAGCCGAGAGGCTTCCATCGAGCGCTCGGTGTCCCGGTga
- the cnih1 gene encoding protein cornichon homolog 1 — MAFTFAAFCYMLALLLTAALIFFAIWHIIAFDELKTDYKNPIDQCNTLNPLVLPEYLIHFFFCVMFFCAAEWLTLSLNLPLLAYHVWRYMSRPVMSGPGLYDPTTIMNADVLAFCQKEGWCKLAFYLLSFFYYLYGMIYVLVSS, encoded by the exons ATGGCGTTCACATTCGCGGCCTTTTGTTACATGCTCGCGCTGCTGCTCACGGCGGCGCTTATCTTCTTCGCTATCTGGCAC ATAATAGCATTTGATGAGCTGAAGACTGACTACAAGAATCCTATAGATCAGTGTAACACTTTAAATCCG CTGGTTCTCCCGGAATACCTCATCCATTTCTTCTTCTGCGTGATGTTCTTCTGTGCGGCCGAGTGgctcaccctcagtctcaaccTGCCGCTGCTGGCTTATCACGTCTGGAG GTACATGAGCAGGCCTGTGATGAGCGGTCCGGGACTGTACGACCCGACAACCATCATGAACGCGGACGTCCTGGCGTTCTGTCAAAAGGAAGGCTGGTGCAAACTGGCTTTCTACCTCCTCTCATTCTTCTACTATCTCTATGG GATGATTTATGTTCTGGTGAGCTCTTAA
- the gmfb gene encoding glia maturation factor beta, with protein MSESLVVCDVDEELVKMVKKFRLRKETNNAAIVMKIDKEKQLVILEKEHSDISLDDLSDILPERQPRFIVYSYKYVHDDGRISYPLCFIFSSPVGCKPEQQMMYAGSKNQLVTTVGMSKVFEIRNTEDLTEEWLKEKLVIFG; from the exons ATG AGTGAATCACTGGTGGTGTGTGATGTGGACGAGGAGCTGGTTAAAATGGTGAAGAAGTTCCGCTTGCGGAAGGAGACCAATAACGCGGCCATCGTCA TGAAGATTGATAAAGAGAAGCAGCTGGTTATTCTTGAAAAGGAGCATTCG GATATTTCTCTTGACGACCTGAGTGACATACTGCCCGAGAGACAGCCCAG GTTTATCGTCTACAGTTACAAATACGTCCACGACGACGGGCGCATCTCCTACCCGCTCTGCTTCATCTTCTCCAGCCCCGTGG GCTGCAAACCGGAGCAGCAGATGATGTACGCGGGAAGCAAAAACCAGCTGGTGACGACTGTCGGAATGTCCAAG GTGTTTGAGATCAGAAACACGGAGGACCTGACGGAGGAATGGCTGAAAGAGAAACTCGTGATCTTCGGCTAA
- the lgals3a gene encoding galectin-3, giving the protein MSDFSLSDALGDSSPSKAKKIGNTNPTAPAGNPAHPANPGWPAAAPGAPTQPNAPGGFAGGSSGPGAPGQFPYTSGPGAPGQYPGPPSAPGGFPPGPGIPGQFPPAPGAPGQFPSSPGAPGQNPGQFPGAPGQFPGAPGQHPGQFPGQFPGQYTPEGAPGQLPGGPGPYPTGPFPSGPGAPPGPYPNVPYPGSQPGGGNGMYGPGGPGAFSPPGPGAFPAYPAAGGFPPIPTGSWGPPAGGGFPPAPGSFGPGPGPMGPGPMGPGPGPMGPYGGPSAPGGMMMVPYDLQLDAGIMPQLVITIEGELVPGADRFQVDFFKGPDVVFHLNPRVHEQTVVRNSNLGGCWGPEEREGHFPFVHGRRFELKILVEEDSFKVAVDGNHLLEYEHRVGGLEEVNLLRVTGDVILYSVAPNMI; this is encoded by the exons ATGTCAGATTTCTCG CTGTCAGATGCCTTAGGCGACAGCTCTCCGAGCAAGGCAAAGAAAATAGGAAACACAAACCCGACTGCTCCCGCCGGTAACCCTGCACATCCGGCAAATCCAGGGTGGCCGGCTGCAGCCCCAGGAGCTCCCACCCAGCCCAACGCTCCGGGTGGCTTTGCTGGTGGATCATCTGGCCCTGGGGCCCCAGGGCAATTCCCATATACCTCGGGTCCTGGGGCACCAGGGCAATACCCTGGACCTCCTTCAGCACCTGGCGGGTTCCCCCCTGGTCCTGGAATACCTGGACAATTCCCACCTGCACCAGGAGCTCCAGGGCAGTTTCCCTCCAGCCCTGGAGCCCCTGGGCAGAACCCCGGGCAGTTCCCCGGAGCCCCCGGGCAGTTCCCCGGAGCCCCTGGGCAGCATCCAGGGCAGTTCCCTGGGCAGTTCCCTGGGCAGTACACTCCTGAAGGAGCTCCAGGACAACTACCTGGAGGCCCCGGTCCTTACCCAACTGGACCATTTCCTTCTGGCCCCGGAGCTCCCCCTGGTCCTTATCCAAATGTGCCTTACCCAGGAAGTCAGCCAGGAGGAGGCAACGGGATGTACGGACCTGGTGGTCCAGGTGCATTCTCTCCTCCTGGCCCTGGTGCGTTCCCTGCATACCCTGCTGCTGGAGGCTTCCCCCCAATTCCCACTGGGTCATGGGGaccacctgcaggggggggcTTCCCTCCGGCCCCTGGATCCTTTGGTCCAGGCCCTGGGCCTATGGGTCCTGGGCCTATGGGTCCAGGCCCTGGGCCTATGGGTCCGTACGGTGGGCCGTCCGCTCCGGGAGGCATGATG ATGGTGCCGTATGATCTCCAACTTGATGCTGGAATTATGCCACAACTTGTAATCACGATAGAGGGGGAGCTTGTTCCCGGTGCAGACAG ATTCCAAGTGGACTTCTTCAAAGGTCCAGATGTCGTCTTTCACCTGAACCCTCGCGTTCATGAGCAAACCGTCGTCAGGAACTCCAACCTCGGTGGCTGTTGGGGGCCGGAGGAGCGGGAAGGACATTTCCCATTTGTTCACGGACGCCGCTTTGAG CTGAAGATCCTCGTGGAGGAGGACTCGTTTAAAGTGGCGGTGGACGGCAACCACCTGCTGGAGTACGAGCACCGAGTCGGAGGGCTCGAGGAAGTGAACCTGCTGCGGGTGACCGGAGACGTCATCCTTTACAGCGTGGCCCCGAACATGATCTGA
- the synj2bp gene encoding synaptojanin-2-binding protein, with amino-acid sequence MNGSLHSSPNVVDIKLKRGSAGLGFNIVGGVDQQYLINDNGVYVSKIKEDGAAGLDGRLHEGDKILAINGAKLEDLTHQVIVDLFRAAGEDVELRVLKRFPNHGNGPTGSQPEPKSSVSLLEILVALAGVAALCAYIYMRLPRKHF; translated from the exons ATGAATGGTTCGCTGCACTCTTCGCCCAACGTGGTGGACATCAAACTGAAGCGGGGCTCAGCCG gccTGGGCTTTAATATCGTCGGGGGCGTGGACCAGCAGTACTTAATTAACGACAATGGCGTCTACGTGAGCAAAATTAAAGAAGATGGAGCTGCAGGATTGGACGGAAGACTCCACGAAGGGGACAAGATCCTGGCG ATCAACGGAGCCAAACTTGAGGATCTGACGCACCAAGTTATCGTGGATCTGTTCAGGGCTGCAGGGGAGGACGTGGAGCTCCGTGTTCTGAAAAGG TTTCCTAATCACGGGAACGGACCGACGGGCTCACAACCCGAGCCCAAATCTTCCGTGTCTCTTCTGGAAATACTGGTCGCTTTAGCCGGAGTCGCAGCGCTCTGTGCGTATATTTACATGCGGCTCCCGAGGAAGCACTTTTAA